The proteins below come from a single Methanofastidiosum sp. genomic window:
- a CDS encoding prenyltransferase: MGLKKGNLTSWIKITRLQFYPMTWLAYTVGALCSFKILDNFNFMAYILGYVTMFLIEFATVVSNEYYDYETDKINKNYSQFTGGSRMIVEGKITFKQARNAIVISLVLALILGIFLTFIYNRYSIYIVSIGALLGLAYTVPPLKLSYRGLGEMDVGITHSFYIVLAGFLLQAPTPGILLPWLVSIPLFFAIFGAIILAGFPDYEADEKIGKRTITVVLGKRNASIVSFLSISLSIISSILIAYFGILGFASVIFLIVIIHGIALLYLLYSKVMQNLIETRIDKLLQISLSYILWFTLIPILYLLNIF, encoded by the coding sequence CTACAATTTTATCCCATGACTTGGCTTGCGTATACAGTAGGTGCTTTATGTTCTTTTAAGATTCTGGATAACTTCAATTTTATGGCATATATTCTTGGATACGTCACTATGTTTTTGATAGAATTTGCAACTGTAGTTTCAAATGAATATTATGACTATGAAACAGATAAAATCAACAAAAACTATAGTCAATTTACTGGTGGATCTAGAATGATTGTTGAAGGAAAGATTACCTTCAAGCAAGCAAGAAATGCCATAGTTATCTCCCTTGTCTTAGCCCTAATTTTGGGGATTTTTCTAACATTTATCTATAATAGATATTCAATCTATATAGTGTCAATTGGGGCGTTACTAGGTTTGGCTTATACTGTGCCCCCTCTTAAATTATCCTACCGAGGATTGGGAGAAATGGATGTAGGAATAACACATAGCTTTTACATTGTATTGGCTGGATTTTTGTTGCAGGCACCTACACCAGGTATTCTTCTTCCTTGGTTAGTATCAATACCTCTTTTTTTTGCAATTTTTGGGGCAATAATTCTTGCTGGCTTTCCAGATTATGAAGCAGATGAAAAAATAGGAAAAAGAACGATTACCGTTGTTTTAGGAAAAAGAAATGCTTCAATAGTATCTTTTTTATCCATATCTCTTTCTATTATTTCTAGTATTTTAATAGCATATTTTGGCATACTTGGGTTTGCAAGCGTGATTTTCCTAATCGTTATAATTCACGGAATTGCACTATTATACTTATTATATTCTAAAGTCATGCAAAATTTAATAGAAACAAGAATAGACAAACTACTTCAAATTTCTTTATCATATATACTATGGTTCACTTTGATTCCTATTTTGTATTTATTAAATATTTTTTAG